Below is a window of Calditerrivibrio sp. DNA.
AAGTCTTTTAAAAAGCTTTGATAGAATAAGGCCTGAGGTCATAATACCAAGTCCAGCAGGACCACCCAACTTTATTTTCAACATAAACACCTCTCTCTAAGGCTTAATCTATATTTATGCAACATTATATCTGGTTCATAAGAGGACTTTGCTAATCTAAGAGATGGCTTTCCCAAATCCTGCTCAAAATTTAGGTACTTATACCTTTTAGGGAGCATATTAGCAAAGCTGTTGTAAATGTATTGATAGATACCTTTGTACCCTTTAAGAGCCTTAGCAAAATGTATCACAAAAGTGTCCTCCCTTATCTCCTCACCGATGATAAACCCCACTGGCTTGTCACCGATGTAGTACAAAAGACCACAAATAACCAACTTATCAAAATAATTTATAGCGTCCATATTAGCATAAAAATCTGTTTCCTCTGGCGCTTCCCCTGAATCCTCCTGCCATCTTTCTAAGACCTCAAAGGCATCATTCTTATTATCCTGCAAAGGCTTTATATCACAACTATATTTTTCCGAAAACTGCTTTAACAAATTTCTCTTCCCATGCAGATTTCTCCCTTTAAATGTACTCATTTTTTCAGAGCTATATATGTAGTCGGTATCATTTATGTTTGAAGTAACACAATACTCATCGCCATCATAACCCCTAAGCCAATCATAATCTAAAGGGAAAATAAAATCCACTTCATTTAACAACTGTTTTACAGTACTTTCAGAAATACTTTCAAACGGCACTGTTGGCATATAATAGCTCTTACCATCATACGTTATACCTCTTACAAAGATATTACCCATATCTACAATTTCGTAGTCATGGCTTCTCCTAAAAAGGTACAGATTTGCAAAACTATACTCAGAAATCATACTATCTATCTTTTTTAAACTATCAAAAAGTAACTCCTTATGTTTCAGATCCAGCTTTTCAATCCTCATAAATCAACCACCTTTTTGTTTTAAATCTATTGTATATCAAGATAGCTTGTACTATAATAGATATAGTCATAGCCCACCAAATTCCGTAAGCTCCAAATCCAGCATAAACACCCAATATAAATGCAAGGGGGATCCTTACCCCCCACAAACTCCCCATAATCCTCAACATCGTGTGCTTGGTGTCCCCAGCTCCATTTAACCCCCCAATAAGTATAGTACCTATAGCCATAAAAGGTTCGCTTATGGCACTAATGTAAAGATACCTCATACTTTCCTTCATCACCCTTAAATCATTGGATAAAAAACCTGTTATGATCTCAGCATTCACTACAACAAACACCGTCATTATTGTAATTATACCACACCCTAATAGTGATGTAAACAAAGAATTCCTATAAGCATCCTCGTATCTTTTTTCCCCTATAAGATTACCCACAATCACAGCATTAGCCATACTAAAAGCAAAAGATGGTAAAAATATTATAGACTCTATCCTTATGCCGTTTGTAAAAGCAGCTATATATACCTCCGGCTCCTGTAGCTTACTCATAAGGCTAAACATTATCACAGAAGCTGTTTGCCATCCTATCTGGACAATACCCCCTGGCCATCCTACACCAAAAGCTTTTTTCAAAAAATCAACTCTATACTCCCTTATTAAAATCATATCCCTTCTCAAATGGTACAGATTAATCAAAAATCCAACTAAAACAGCAGTCAACGTGGAAAAAACAAGCCCTTTATAACCAATGGGTGTATAAAAAACATACAGAATATTGCTACACACATTGATCATGAAAACAAAAAACATGGTTAACAACGAAAGCTTAACCCTTTTGCTTGATCTTAAAAGTCCATTGGTAACAATGAGTATATAATGGAAGAATACGACAAAGCTATAGATATATAAGAATTCTTCTATATAAACCTTTAACGTTGCAGGTGGAGAGATAATAGCTAAGATCTTATCTTTTAATAAAAAAGCCAACACAGAAAACACAAAAGCAAAAACTGTAATACTAATCAATGCTGTATAAACCAACCTATAAAAATTCTCCCTATTGGCAGTAAACATCTTAGAAGCAATGGAGACAACACCCATAGTAAAAGCATTTGCAATAACGATCATTATAAAATAGATCTGTGAAACAAAACCCAATGAGCCTTGTATCTCTTTTGAAAGCTTGCCAGCTATATAGACGTCTGTTATTCCGATGAGAAACTCAAAAAACATAATCAAAACTATTGGCCAGCTATTATCCCAGCTATTTTTTAAATATATCCTAATCTGTTTATTTTCCATCTCATCCAAAAAAAACTTTATTTTTTTGACTTTTTATTATACAAGATAGGTATAATTATTACAAGGTGGTATATGCTACTTGATTTTGCAATACTTTTTTACATTTTATGTTTTTTGAGTGTTGGGTTTTATGCTTTTATGGGTAAAAGTCGATATCTATCTTATGCAAACTACCTTGTTTTTATAGCCATTTTATCCAATGGACTTTTCATAATAGACAGATGGAGATCATTACAAAACTTCCCATTAAGGGGACTTGCAGATATTTTTGCTATTCTTATCTTTGTAATAGGCTTTTCATCTTTTCTTTTAAGTATTAAAAACAAAAAACCTGGTATATATATATTTACTATGCCCATAATCATCATTCTGGGGATAGCGTCCTTTGCCCATAGTTCCATTATTATCCATCGAGCTTATGTTCAAGGTTTATGGTTGTTTATCCATCTTCCATTTACAATAGCCGGTACAGCACTTTTTGCATTATCAGCGCTTTTTGGTATTCTTTATTTTATTCAAGAGATACAACTAAAAAGAAAAAGATTTGGTCTGCTTTACAATTTTTTACCATCTATCGATATGTTAAACAAAATCAACAAGAACACCATGCTCATAGGTTTTTTGTTTTTTACGGTTGGTCTATTATCTGGCTTTATCTGGGGGTTGTACGAGTGGGAAGGGAGAGTTGTACTGACACCGAAACTATTGTTTTCCATCATCACCTGGTTTATCTTTGGTAGCATTATTTTAATTAAAAAAACAAAAGGTATGGCACCCAAAGTTACGGCCTTTTCAAGCATTTTGGGCATTATTTCTGTAATAATAACTTATGTTGGTGTTGCATTATTTTTAAAAGGTTGATATGCAATTAGCTGTTTTAGGTCTAAACCACAACACTGCTCCAGTGGAGATAAGGGAGAAGCTCGCCGTATCAGATGAGCATTACGAACATATTTATAGCAAAATTCTTCAAAACAGCAGGATATATGAGTTACTGATTCTTTCCACCTGTAATAGAGTAGAATATTACATAGTCACAGATGATTTTCTCTGCAATGTTGATACAGTGATTGCCATTGTTGCTGAAGAGAGTGGTATAGATCGTTTTGAGCTACGTAAGTATACTTACATACATTGTGGTCTTGATGCAGTAAAACATATCTTTAAGGTAGCATCAGGTTTGGATTCCTTAGTTTTAGGTGAACCCCAAATCTTCGGACAGGTGAAAGATGCTTTTGAAAAAGCCAAAATATATGGTAAATTTAACACTTTTCTTAATAAGCTGGAAGAAAGTACCATAAGATGTGCCAAAAAGGTTAGAACATACACAAAAATATCAGAAAACCCTGTATCGATAAGCTATGCAGCCGTCGAACTTGCCAAGAAAATTTTTAGTGATATTACAAACAGAACAGCCTTGATTATCGGTGCTGGAGAGATGTGTGAACTTGCTGCGAAACATCTCCATAGCAGTGGGGTAAAAAAAATCATTGTAACTAATAGAACCTTTGAAAGAGCAGAGCACCTTGCAACTCTTGTTAATGGTAAAGCTGTCCCATTAGAACATTTCCATCACTACCTAAAAGAGGCTGATATAGTAATAAGCTCCACTGGCTCCCCCAACTATATGGTAACATACGATATTGTCAAAGATATCATGCACCTTAGAAAATATGAACCGATGTTTTTTATTGATATAGCTGTACCAAGGGATATAGATCCAAAGATAAATGAACTTGAAAATACCTTTGTATATGATATAGATGATCTCAGAGAAGTCGTTGAATCAAACAAAAAGCTTAGAGAAAAAGAAGCAATAAAAGCACTGGAGATCATAGATAGGGCAGTATCTGATTTTGAACACTGGTTGGATTCGTTAAAGATTATCCCGATCATTAAGAGCTTAAGGGGGCAGTTGGAGGAAATAAAAAACAATGAAATAGAGCGGATGTGTGAAAAATTAAAGATTACTGATAAAGAAGAGATTGCAAAGATAGATGCAATTATCACCTCCTACATGAATAAAATTCTTCATAACCCTCTAATGAAACTCAAGAATTCCATAAAAGATAAAAAACATTATACTCTGGCTGAGGCCATTAAGGTGTTGTTTAATATCGATAATACTTAAGGAGTTAACCATGGAAAAGGTTGTCATAGCCACTCGAGGTAGTAAGCTTGCTTTATGGCAGGCAAACTACATAAAAGATCGCATACAAAGTCACCATAAAAAGATAGAGGTGGAACTAAAGATAATCAAAACACAAGGTGACATTATACTTGACGTCCCCTTAGCCAAAATAGGTGGAAAAGGGCTGTTTGTAAAGGAGATAGAAAATGCCTTATTGGAAAAAGAAGCAGATTTAGCTGTTCACAGTATGAAAGATGTACCTGTCGACTTGCCAGAAGGGTTAGAGATCTTCGCAAACCCAGTAAGGGAATCCCCTTTTGATGCTTTTTTATCTTTGAGATATAATTCCATTCTGGATCTGCCAAAAGGTGCTATTTTAGGTACCAGTAGTTTAAGAAGGAAGGTACAGATACAAAAGATAAGACCTGATATTAAGATAGTTGATTTAAGGGGTAATGTGGATACAAGAATAAGAAAACTAAAAGATGGTGAATTCGATGCCATAATTTTAGCAAAAGCAGGATTAAATAGATTGGGTCTTCTCGATTACGTTAGATATATATTCAATGAAAAAGAGCTCATACCTGCAGTATGTCAAGGTAGTCTGGGTATCGAGGTTAGAAAAGATGATTTTAGAATAAAAGAGATGATAAGTTTTTTAAAACATCACGAAACAGAGATTGTGACAAAGGCAGAAAGATCCTTTTTAAAGAGACTTGAAGGTGGGTGTCAAGCACCTATAGGGGGGTTTTGTACATTCTTAAATAATGGACAGATAAAAATGGTTGGATTTCTTGCTTCCCTTGATGGAAGTAAATATCTTATATATGACAAGATCGGTATACCAAATGAAGCAGAATATATTGGTTATGAGGTTGCCGAACAGATATTAAACAATGGTGGCAAAAAAATTCTGGAGGATATCTATGCCAGGACGTAAGATACTTATTACAAGGCAACCGGAACACTCCATCGAATTCATTAACAAACTCTCATTCAATAGATTTTACCCATATATCCTTCCCATGATCAAAACAGTGCCCCATTCCATTATAATAGATGAAACCCAATACGATTTTGTAATAATAACCAGCGCAAACTGTTGTAACTACATAGAACCCCTTATGGACAAGCTCCTATACAGTAGAGCTATTGCTGTAGGCAAAAAAACAAAACAGTGTATGGAAAAAATTGGCTTTAAAGAGGTAGAGATACCCGAAAACTATTCCCAAAAAGGTATCATCCAATACCTCACCAAAGAACCACTTCTGGGTAAAACTGTCTTTTTACCCGGTGCAGAAGAAAGGCCCGATGAACTTTTACAGTTTCTTATTTCAAAAGGAGCAAAGGTAGAAGCACCCACTCTCTATTCCACAGAAAAGATCTGTTACGATAAAAACTATATAGAAGATTTCATAAATGAGATCCATATAGATGCAATCACATTTTTCTCTCCTTCCGCCGCAAAATCTTTCTTCAGCCAAATAACATTTTCCAATATCAAAAAATCACCTCTATTTGTCTCAGTAGGACCTACTACCCACGATTACCTTATAAGTATAGGCATAGAAAGCATTTATCCTAAAACAGACTTTTCGGTGGATGGTGTGGTAGAACTATTGGTAAATATATATAAAAGTTAAGCTTGAATGTAATTAAAAGGAACAATCACCACCTGTAAATCCATAACATTAGTATTAGTCGGTCCAGTAATCACATGACCTCCAACTTTTTTAAAAAAGTTATATGAGTCGTTACTTTCAAGATAATAAGACGGGTCAATATTCATAGACAAGGCTCTACTTACCGTTGAATT
It encodes the following:
- a CDS encoding phosphatidylglycerol lysyltransferase domain-containing protein, whose amino-acid sequence is MRIEKLDLKHKELLFDSLKKIDSMISEYSFANLYLFRRSHDYEIVDMGNIFVRGITYDGKSYYMPTVPFESISESTVKQLLNEVDFIFPLDYDWLRGYDGDEYCVTSNINDTDYIYSSEKMSTFKGRNLHGKRNLLKQFSEKYSCDIKPLQDNKNDAFEVLERWQEDSGEAPEETDFYANMDAINYFDKLVICGLLYYIGDKPVGFIIGEEIREDTFVIHFAKALKGYKGIYQYIYNSFANMLPKRYKYLNFEQDLGKPSLRLAKSSYEPDIMLHKYRLSLRERCLC
- a CDS encoding MATE family efflux transporter; the protein is MENKQIRIYLKNSWDNSWPIVLIMFFEFLIGITDVYIAGKLSKEIQGSLGFVSQIYFIMIVIANAFTMGVVSIASKMFTANRENFYRLVYTALISITVFAFVFSVLAFLLKDKILAIISPPATLKVYIEEFLYIYSFVVFFHYILIVTNGLLRSSKRVKLSLLTMFFVFMINVCSNILYVFYTPIGYKGLVFSTLTAVLVGFLINLYHLRRDMILIREYRVDFLKKAFGVGWPGGIVQIGWQTASVIMFSLMSKLQEPEVYIAAFTNGIRIESIIFLPSFAFSMANAVIVGNLIGEKRYEDAYRNSLFTSLLGCGIITIMTVFVVVNAEIITGFLSNDLRVMKESMRYLYISAISEPFMAIGTILIGGLNGAGDTKHTMLRIMGSLWGVRIPLAFILGVYAGFGAYGIWWAMTISIIVQAILIYNRFKTKRWLIYED
- a CDS encoding cytochrome c biogenesis protein — encoded protein: MSVGFYAFMGKSRYLSYANYLVFIAILSNGLFIIDRWRSLQNFPLRGLADIFAILIFVIGFSSFLLSIKNKKPGIYIFTMPIIIILGIASFAHSSIIIHRAYVQGLWLFIHLPFTIAGTALFALSALFGILYFIQEIQLKRKRFGLLYNFLPSIDMLNKINKNTMLIGFLFFTVGLLSGFIWGLYEWEGRVVLTPKLLFSIITWFIFGSIILIKKTKGMAPKVTAFSSILGIISVIITYVGVALFLKG
- the hemA gene encoding glutamyl-tRNA reductase; this encodes MQLAVLGLNHNTAPVEIREKLAVSDEHYEHIYSKILQNSRIYELLILSTCNRVEYYIVTDDFLCNVDTVIAIVAEESGIDRFELRKYTYIHCGLDAVKHIFKVASGLDSLVLGEPQIFGQVKDAFEKAKIYGKFNTFLNKLEESTIRCAKKVRTYTKISENPVSISYAAVELAKKIFSDITNRTALIIGAGEMCELAAKHLHSSGVKKIIVTNRTFERAEHLATLVNGKAVPLEHFHHYLKEADIVISSTGSPNYMVTYDIVKDIMHLRKYEPMFFIDIAVPRDIDPKINELENTFVYDIDDLREVVESNKKLREKEAIKALEIIDRAVSDFEHWLDSLKIIPIIKSLRGQLEEIKNNEIERMCEKLKITDKEEIAKIDAIITSYMNKILHNPLMKLKNSIKDKKHYTLAEAIKVLFNIDNT
- the hemC gene encoding hydroxymethylbilane synthase — protein: MEKVVIATRGSKLALWQANYIKDRIQSHHKKIEVELKIIKTQGDIILDVPLAKIGGKGLFVKEIENALLEKEADLAVHSMKDVPVDLPEGLEIFANPVRESPFDAFLSLRYNSILDLPKGAILGTSSLRRKVQIQKIRPDIKIVDLRGNVDTRIRKLKDGEFDAIILAKAGLNRLGLLDYVRYIFNEKELIPAVCQGSLGIEVRKDDFRIKEMISFLKHHETEIVTKAERSFLKRLEGGCQAPIGGFCTFLNNGQIKMVGFLASLDGSKYLIYDKIGIPNEAEYIGYEVAEQILNNGGKKILEDIYART
- a CDS encoding uroporphyrinogen-III synthase codes for the protein MPGRKILITRQPEHSIEFINKLSFNRFYPYILPMIKTVPHSIIIDETQYDFVIITSANCCNYIEPLMDKLLYSRAIAVGKKTKQCMEKIGFKEVEIPENYSQKGIIQYLTKEPLLGKTVFLPGAEERPDELLQFLISKGAKVEAPTLYSTEKICYDKNYIEDFINEIHIDAITFFSPSAAKSFFSQITFSNIKKSPLFVSVGPTTHDYLISIGIESIYPKTDFSVDGVVELLVNIYKS